GTCACTGCGTAAAGTGACCAAAAACCGAGGCTCATTCCCTAATGACACCGCTATGCTGAAGCTGCTCTACTTGGCGTTGCATAATATTGCAAAAAAGTGGACGATGCCGATCAGGGACTGGAGAGCGGCCCTGAACCAATTCTCAATCATATTTGAAGGCCGGTTACCGGTTTACTGACAACTCAAACCCGGACCGTTTACACAAAATGCTTTACATGCCCGTAATGCACCAAAACCTGAAATCTTCAAGCTTCAATCTGAAAGCAACCACTAAATGAAAAATATCTCGTTGAATCCGATGTTCCGTTACCTGATCGTCCTGACCATCGGAGCAACCCTCGGCCTGCAGGCCTGGCGCACCCTGTTCAACAATTTTGCCGTCGAAGTGGTCCATCTCAACGGCGCCCAGATCGGGGTTATTCAATCCATTCGCGAAGTTCCCGGCTTTCTCTCCCTGCTGGCAATTTACTTTATCCTTTTCATCAAGGAACATCATCTCTCGGCTCTGTCGGTCCTCTGCCTGGGGCTCGGCATCGCGGCCACCGGCCTGCTTCCCAGCTACAGCGGCCTGATTCTGACCACTCTGATCATGAGTTCCGGCTTTCACTATTTTGAGACCACCAATCAATCCCTGACCCTGCAATACTTTGACAAACTCAGGTCGCCCCTGGTTTTCGGGGCCCAGCGGCGGGCGGCGGCGGGAGCCAACATCGCGGTCGGCATCTTTATCTATCTTGCCGAGCCCCTGACCGGCTACACACAGCTGTACCTGATTCTCGGCGGCCTGCTGGTCGTTATGGGGCTCTGGGGCTTTTCGCAGAAACCCATGGATACAAGCCTGCCGCCCCAACACAAGAGAATGATCTTGCGAAAAAAATATCGGCTCTTTTATTTCCTGACCTTCATGGCCGGAGCCCGTCGTCAGATTTTCATCGCCTTCGCGGTCTTTCTCATGGTGCAGAAATTTAAATTTTCCGTGCGCGAGGTGGCCATCCTTTTTCTGGTCAACAACGCGATTAATTTCTATCTCAGCCCCATGATCGGCAAAGCCATTGTCCGTTTCGGCGAACGCCGGGTTCTGAGCCTGGAATACAGCGCCCTGATTCTTGTCTTTCTGGGCTACACCCTGGTCCAGAGCAAAATGGCGCTCGCCGGGCTCTACATTCTCGATCATATCTTCTTTAACTTCGCCATCGCTATCCGCACCTTCTTTCAGAAAATCAGCGACCCCCGCGACGTCGCCCCGAGCATGGCGGTGGGGTTTACCATCAATCACATTTCCGCCGTGCTCATTCCGGCGCTGGGCGGTCTGATCTGGATGATCGATTACCGCCTGGTCTTCTTCGCCGGAGCCGGCATGAGCCTGATTTCCCTGCTCGCTTCGCAGTTGATTAACACCGCCACCGACTGACACGGGAGCGTTTCCCGCCACCCAATCGGGTTTCAGGCCCGCCCCTGAAGGCACTTCCGCGGGTCGCAAATTGGCGGTTTTAATTGGCGACCCGCCGGGGCCTGAGACCTCAGGTTCATTTTCGCTTTGAGAAAATAAACCCATACACGAAGAAGGAACCCCCTTCCGAAAAAAAAAGAGGACCCTGAAAAAAGCAGGGTCCTCTTTTTGCTGATGTCAGAAGAAGCGGGACAAAACCGCATTAACAGCGGCTTTCGCGCCGTCAAAGCTGCGCGCCCTTTTACCTGAACTCAGTTTCCTCAATAATCACGTCGTAACGGTAACCGGAGCCAAAGTCCTTATCGGCAGACAAGATGCCCACAGCAACCAGAATTTCCCCGACGACAGGCTGTTGCTGCGTGGTCAGCACCAGATCATGCGTGCCTTTTTCCGGAACCCCGCTGCCATCCTGCAGATGAACCCAGTTTTTCCCCATGATATTACTGGAAACCTTAACCACTTTGCCCCGAACCGTGATTTGCCGTTGGCTGAGTTCGGTCGCCCGGGCGAAAAGTTCGGCCACGGTGAAGGCATTTTGTCCCTCGGCCTTTTCAATGGCCAGATCCAGTGGCGGGACGGTTACCCGACCGGAAGATTTCATCGAGCCCATGCCCGTCATGCCGCTGGCCATACCTTCCGCCGCGCCCCCCTGCAACCCGGCGTTTCCCCCCTCACCGCCGTAACCTCCAGGGCACTCGCCGGCGACCAAGGCCGCACCCGGCGTCGGGTCCCCGCTGAGACCGGATGAAAATACGATCTCAGAAAAAGTACGGTTTAAGGTTTCACTTTTGAAATCAGCCATCACCATTCCCGGAGCCAAGGACAATGTCCGGCCGACCTCGACCTGAATTTGGGGAACGGCCACCCATCTTTCCCCGGACGCGGTTTCCAACAACACATAAGTATAGCCGCCGCTGTCCATCGTCTCCAGAACCTTACCGCTGAGAGCGGCGGAACTGGGCTGGGCTTTCTTTGCAGATTCATATTCGGAATGACCGGCGATTTTGGCGGAATGGGCGTTTTTATGATTCTGCATGACCATAAAAACTGCGGCCACCGCGATCACAAGCATCACCACAAGACCAGTTAACAGACGTTTCATTGATTCTTCTCCTTATTCTGGGTTGCCTCCGACATCCGGCGCGGCTTGCCCGGGCGGGCAAACACCGGATTTTCAAACAATACTATTGCGGTCTAATATAAACTGGTTCAAAAAAAAAGTCCAGCCCCCCAAAAATTATAATCTTCTTACCCGATCGGGCGGTGCGGTCCGCGAATAACGACCCTTACTAATTTACTTTCCTGTCATTTCAAACCGAAAATAAATGGCAAGTTCCCGTTCCGCAAGCCAGGCCGCGCGCCGCCGGAAACTTCAGCGTTCACTGATCAGACGTTCAAGCTCCTCGGCCGTCGGAACATCGCTCCTGATACCGGCCCGATACTGATTAAGCGCCCACAGATAGAGGTTCTGACGCTCATTGACCCGGACAATCTCATCGATCGCCTTCGCGTCACCGGTAAACTGGCCCGAGAGATTAACGATATCACGAAAACTCGCGGGCCTGACCTCCTGACCTCGTACCTGACGGGTTCGGGGATAGAGTTCCTCGGAGTCGGGATTGGCGGACAGGTCGATCCGGGCATAAGGTTTACGGGTGAAAACCGTCCAGGCCCGGGACTCAACCATCATTTTCGAGAGTCTGATCGGCAGATCGTCGGTAGCCAGGCCCTGCCCCGTCGGACAGGGAGAGAAAAACTCAATCAACGAGGGTCCCTTGTAAGCGATCGCCTCGATCAGAACCCGAATGGCGTACAGGGGATTGGCCAGCGACAGCCGGGCGACATAGACCCCGGGAATAACCATCGCCTGGCCGACAATTTCGCGGTGAAAATCATCCTTGCCCTGCAGCTCCATGCCGTAGGGCGAGGTTGTCCGGTTAGAGCCGAAACGACTGGCTCCCGATTTCTGAAAACCGGTATTCATATAGGCTTCGTTGTTATAGATAATCCAGGTCACGTCCTGATTTTCACCCAGAGCGAAATTGAGTCCCTGATTGCCGATATCGTAGAAGGAACCATCGCCGCCGAAGACCAGAACCTTGGTCAGCTTATCCAGATAGAGGTTGCGAAAGGCGTTGAACAGCGATACCCGGGCACCGAGCGCGGCCGCACTGGCCGTGCCGAAACCATAGTGACCGGCGGAATAAACCCTGGAGTTATAGGGGTTTCCGAGACAGGAAACCTCAGCGCAACCGGTGGCATTGATGGTATAGACATTAAAACCGTGGTCAATCATGTGCTGCAGGCCACGACCGTGTTCCCGGGTCATCAGGGCCGGAATCGAGCGATAGAAATCGGCGATCAGACGCGGATTGCGGCGTACCATCTCGGCCGCCGCGAAAACCAGGTTTTCGATGATACCTTCACCACAACCAGGACAGAGGGTATGCCCACCGGGAAGAAATTTCTGGCCCGAGTACAACAGCATGAGTTGCTGCAGATAGCGGTTTTCCTTGACATAAGGAGCTACGGTGGCACTGACGTCCATGGCGAAAACCTGTGGGTCGAGAAAATGGCTTTCCTTTTCCTTTTGCCCCTCGCTTTTATCAAGCATGGCGAAAGCCTTGCTTTTGCAGACCTCGACACAGGCCCCGCAACCCTTGCAGAACTGAGGCATAACGTTGATATTGAGATAGCATTCTTTGAAAACCGCATCTCCGTAACCGGTGAACCGACTCAGATCCAGAGGTCTGAATTGCTTTCGAGCGGCCTCCGGCAGACCATGGTATTCACGTTCGTAAAGCAAGGTGACGCGCAAGGCGTTATCCGGACAGGAGGCGATACAAAGACCACAGGCGATACATTTATCGGCCGAAAACACCGGCAGGGCGGTGCCGATCAGACTGGCGTCGTTGTACTCCGAGGTCCGGGCCGGCACGATATTATGAAACTGGTTCCAGGAAATCTCCTCGCCTCTCTGCAACGGCCGCAGCACCGTCTCGATAAAAAGCGGCCGATACTTGTCACCGAGAACCGAGGGAAAGGTCAGGGTCGCGTGCTCGTCGTTTTCGTGGTAGCCCCGGGAAAGCGGTGGATCGTAGTAGATTTTTTTCGCAGGCGGAACCTTTTCCACAGCCTTCTCAATCCCGCTCACAGCCCGAGCGGCTTTGCCCCGAGCAGCGGGAATGAGCTCGTAAGGAACTTCCAGCAGCTCCAGATTGACGTCCACCAGAACGGCTTTCGGGCCGGTGAATTTGCTCGCCAGCTCCTTGCGGAAAGCCTCAATGAAGGATTTTCCCGGCAAAAGTTCAATAATCCGGTTGATCGCGCCCAGAATCGGGGTACCCGGCAGGTTACGTTTGAGCCGGGCCAGGGAAGCACCGGTCGCATCCAGCAGGACCACATTAAACGCGGCTCCGGCCAGCAGCCGGCGCACCTCGACGGAAGCCTGGGCCTGCAACTCGGCAAAGCTCTTGCACGTATTGACGACGAGATAGCCCCCGGCCTTGATCCCCCTGATAAAACCGAGCAAACTGTCATCAAGCAGATATTTATCGTTGAAGACCGCCAGGGTTTCGACCTTACTGACATCGGAACAGTTGCGGATCGGTGCGGTGCCCACCCGGGCATTCATGACCACCATACCGCCCTTGCGGGAAGCCCCGTATTTGGCACTGGTCTGCACGTATTTGCCGGCCTTGGCGATGATCTTGGCCAGGGTTTCCTGCGCGGTTTTAACCCCTTCGGCCCCGACCCCGATAAAAGCCAGACCGACCTCGCTTTCGACAAAATCCTCGTGCACGACCTTTTCCAGAACCTGGGGACCCTTGATACCGACCGCATAGATCCCCTTGGGTTTTTGCGAGAGCATGTTTTCTATCACGGCGAAACAGTCTTCGACACTGAAATCCTGACTGCCGAGTCCGTAAATACCGGAGGTAATCACCGGATTGAACGAGCGGCCGGTACGTTCGTTGTAAGCCGCATGCTTGACATCGCGCAGCAGGTAGCGCTCATTGGCGAGTGCGGTTTTTTCGAGCACCGACACCACCTTGGCGTTCTGAATGCCGCGCGCCAGCTCCTCGGTGCAGACCGGATAAAAGAGAACCGGGCGCAACAAACCGACCGAAACCCCGCGGCCGCGATAATAATCGATGGCCTCCTTCATGGTGCCGGCCGCAGCCCCGAGACAAACCACCACGTACTCGGATTCGGCGGCATGATAATCTTCCACCACATCCAGCGTGGTTCCCAGAATCGCGTTCATGACCCGCATCGCCGCTTTGACATATTTCTTGGCGTTGAGCAGGGCCAGATCCTGCTTCATCTGGGTCGGCATGGTCGCGCCGATATCGGTGAAGGTTCCCATCAGAACGGGGTTGTCGAAATCGGGCTGGAAAAGGCGGTTGGGTTCACCGAGAAAATATTTGAGAAACTGATCGGAAACAATCTTGATATTCTCGATACTGTGGCTTTTCTGAAAACCCTCGCCCGCGACAATCGCCGGCAGCATGACCTGGCGCTGTTCAATCGCCTTGAAGGCCAGTGGAATGAGATGATGCATTTCCTGATTGTCGGCGCTCATGAACTGCAGCCAGCCGGAGCCGCGGGCGGCGTACAGATCGGCGTGACCGTTATGAATGCTGAGGCCGCCCTTGTTGAGTTCGCGGGTCTGCATGGTCATGACCACCGGCAGTCGTTTACCGGCCACCGAATACATATTTTTATATTTATAGGTCAGGCCCTGGGAAGAAGTATTGTCGGCGTAGCGCCCGCCCTGCGAAGCGGCGCCTTCAAGAAAAGCCATGGCGCCTAGTTCGCTCTCGGGCTGAAAATAGAAAATGCGCTCGCCGAAGGCATTGACAAAACCATCGGCGTAAGCCTTGGCCATACCTTCGGCAATCGGTGTCGAGGGAGTGATCGGATAACCCA
This genomic interval from Pseudomonadota bacterium contains the following:
- a CDS encoding transposase, encoding SLRKVTKNRGSFPNDTAMLKLLYLALHNIAKKWTMPIRDWRAALNQFSIIFEGRLPVY
- a CDS encoding MFS transporter, with product MKNISLNPMFRYLIVLTIGATLGLQAWRTLFNNFAVEVVHLNGAQIGVIQSIREVPGFLSLLAIYFILFIKEHHLSALSVLCLGLGIAATGLLPSYSGLILTTLIMSSGFHYFETTNQSLTLQYFDKLRSPLVFGAQRRAAAGANIAVGIFIYLAEPLTGYTQLYLILGGLLVVMGLWGFSQKPMDTSLPPQHKRMILRKKYRLFYFLTFMAGARRQIFIAFAVFLMVQKFKFSVREVAILFLVNNAINFYLSPMIGKAIVRFGERRVLSLEYSALILVFLGYTLVQSKMALAGLYILDHIFFNFAIAIRTFFQKISDPRDVAPSMAVGFTINHISAVLIPALGGLIWMIDYRLVFFAGAGMSLISLLASQLINTATD
- a CDS encoding DNA-binding protein, which encodes MKRLLTGLVVMLVIAVAAVFMVMQNHKNAHSAKIAGHSEYESAKKAQPSSAALSGKVLETMDSGGYTYVLLETASGERWVAVPQIQVEVGRTLSLAPGMVMADFKSETLNRTFSEIVFSSGLSGDPTPGAALVAGECPGGYGGEGGNAGLQGGAAEGMASGMTGMGSMKSSGRVTVPPLDLAIEKAEGQNAFTVAELFARATELSQRQITVRGKVVKVSSNIMGKNWVHLQDGSGVPEKGTHDLVLTTQQQPVVGEILVAVGILSADKDFGSGYRYDVIIEETEFR
- a CDS encoding 4Fe-4S dicluster domain-containing protein, producing MALKRRKVDFRRDFEFTFNGARLFDCDTYVEDIKKQAGADFAAMREQRDFIGDGNSAAVNVLKRTVTGLVGYPITPSTPIAEGMAKAYADGFVNAFGERIFYFQPESELGAMAFLEGAASQGGRYADNTSSQGLTYKYKNMYSVAGKRLPVVMTMQTRELNKGGLSIHNGHADLYAARGSGWLQFMSADNQEMHHLIPLAFKAIEQRQVMLPAIVAGEGFQKSHSIENIKIVSDQFLKYFLGEPNRLFQPDFDNPVLMGTFTDIGATMPTQMKQDLALLNAKKYVKAAMRVMNAILGTTLDVVEDYHAAESEYVVVCLGAAAGTMKEAIDYYRGRGVSVGLLRPVLFYPVCTEELARGIQNAKVVSVLEKTALANERYLLRDVKHAAYNERTGRSFNPVITSGIYGLGSQDFSVEDCFAVIENMLSQKPKGIYAVGIKGPQVLEKVVHEDFVESEVGLAFIGVGAEGVKTAQETLAKIIAKAGKYVQTSAKYGASRKGGMVVMNARVGTAPIRNCSDVSKVETLAVFNDKYLLDDSLLGFIRGIKAGGYLVVNTCKSFAELQAQASVEVRRLLAGAAFNVVLLDATGASLARLKRNLPGTPILGAINRIIELLPGKSFIEAFRKELASKFTGPKAVLVDVNLELLEVPYELIPAARGKAARAVSGIEKAVEKVPPAKKIYYDPPLSRGYHENDEHATLTFPSVLGDKYRPLFIETVLRPLQRGEEISWNQFHNIVPARTSEYNDASLIGTALPVFSADKCIACGLCIASCPDNALRVTLLYEREYHGLPEAARKQFRPLDLSRFTGYGDAVFKECYLNINVMPQFCKGCGACVEVCKSKAFAMLDKSEGQKEKESHFLDPQVFAMDVSATVAPYVKENRYLQQLMLLYSGQKFLPGGHTLCPGCGEGIIENLVFAAAEMVRRNPRLIADFYRSIPALMTREHGRGLQHMIDHGFNVYTINATGCAEVSCLGNPYNSRVYSAGHYGFGTASAAALGARVSLFNAFRNLYLDKLTKVLVFGGDGSFYDIGNQGLNFALGENQDVTWIIYNNEAYMNTGFQKSGASRFGSNRTTSPYGMELQGKDDFHREIVGQAMVIPGVYVARLSLANPLYAIRVLIEAIAYKGPSLIEFFSPCPTGQGLATDDLPIRLSKMMVESRAWTVFTRKPYARIDLSANPDSEELYPRTRQVRGQEVRPASFRDIVNLSGQFTGDAKAIDEIVRVNERQNLYLWALNQYRAGIRSDVPTAEELERLISER